One window of Chamaesiphon minutus PCC 6605 genomic DNA carries:
- the nth gene encoding endonuclease III has protein sequence MTIDRKWRSKKKRALEVLLRLKRLYPNATCSLDYITPVQLLVATILSAQCTDERVNKVTPALFARFPDARSMAYADILEIEELVRSTGFYHNKAKNIQGACRKIVEEFDGEVPQLMEHLLTLPGVARKTANVVSAHAFGNIQGVTVDTHVKRLTNLLGLTSHQDPIKIEQDLMKLIPKVDWENFSIMTIFHGRAICNARKPNCLECELAELCPSANRVIKTKTRSNINVDL, from the coding sequence ATGACTATCGATCGCAAGTGGAGATCCAAGAAAAAAAGAGCGTTAGAAGTATTGCTCAGACTGAAACGATTGTATCCAAATGCCACTTGTAGCTTAGATTATATAACTCCGGTTCAGCTTTTGGTTGCGACGATTCTCTCGGCTCAGTGTACAGACGAGCGAGTGAATAAAGTTACTCCAGCATTATTTGCCAGATTTCCCGATGCTCGATCGATGGCGTATGCAGATATTCTCGAAATTGAAGAATTAGTCCGATCGACTGGATTTTATCATAACAAAGCTAAAAATATTCAGGGTGCTTGTCGTAAGATCGTTGAGGAATTCGACGGAGAAGTGCCGCAATTGATGGAGCATTTATTGACATTACCAGGTGTCGCTCGCAAAACTGCTAATGTGGTTTCTGCTCATGCTTTTGGGAATATTCAAGGCGTTACTGTCGATACCCATGTCAAACGATTGACTAATTTGCTGGGACTGACTAGCCATCAAGATCCAATTAAAATCGAGCAGGATTTAATGAAGCTGATTCCTAAAGTTGATTGGGAAAATTTTTCAATTATGACTATTTTTCACGGTCGGGCTATTTGCAATGCGAGAAAACCCAATTGTCTTGAATGTGAGTTAGCCGAACTTTGTCCGTCAGCAAATCGAGTAATTAAGACTAAAACACGTTCTAATATCAATGTGGATCTGTGA
- a CDS encoding DUF3492 domain-containing protein: MKPCILLTTEGTYPFLGGGVSTWCHELTHNMPEVDFKLLAIVANPYLPQQYQLSANVTQVLKVPLWGMEDPIEYGWRFPFSRALKSKIATTGTIINQRFIPLFEQLLKGILLPDLMDIDTLGQTFVAIHKYFLRYDYHKTMMSIEVWECFQKLATTAWQSQVKPDRITLGEIAETLKLLYRLLIPLHVPIPAVDLIHSSAASYCGLPGIIGKLEYRIPYLLTEHGINIREQYLNLRTSIPSIFVRRFLHYLVSAVVKLNYHFADLILPVCTYNTRWEQWWDVPPEKIKVVYNGANPDKFKPQNYPPNDRPVVLNMGLIFALKGQLTLIEAAAIVRETFPDVEFRLYGKPTDLDYFARCQQKVREYGLEKIVNFAGFTSEPLRAYSEGDVVAMSSVSEGFPYAVIEAMFCGCAIVSTDVGGVPEALGDTGLLVPADRPSELANAIVKLLSLTHQQRKQMGVKSRQRAIELFTQTKCVQTYLDTYLQLIRQARIGELKMNNKI, from the coding sequence ATGAAGCCTTGCATTCTGCTGACAACCGAGGGTACCTATCCATTTTTGGGTGGGGGTGTAAGTACGTGGTGTCATGAATTGACCCATAATATGCCAGAAGTAGATTTCAAGCTGCTGGCGATCGTGGCGAATCCTTATCTACCTCAGCAGTATCAACTCTCAGCCAATGTCACGCAAGTCCTCAAGGTGCCGCTGTGGGGCATGGAAGACCCGATCGAATATGGTTGGCGGTTTCCGTTTTCTCGTGCCTTAAAGAGCAAAATTGCCACCACTGGGACGATAATTAACCAACGATTTATCCCTCTATTCGAGCAACTTTTAAAAGGGATTTTATTGCCAGATTTGATGGATATCGATACGCTAGGTCAGACGTTTGTCGCGATTCACAAATATTTTCTGCGCTATGACTACCACAAAACGATGATGTCGATCGAGGTATGGGAATGTTTTCAAAAACTGGCTACTACAGCTTGGCAATCTCAAGTTAAACCCGATCGCATTACCCTAGGGGAGATTGCCGAAACACTCAAGCTGCTATATCGGCTACTAATCCCTCTGCACGTTCCGATTCCTGCTGTCGATTTAATTCACTCGTCAGCAGCTAGTTACTGTGGTTTACCAGGAATAATTGGCAAGCTGGAATATCGAATTCCCTATTTACTCACCGAGCACGGTATTAATATTCGCGAGCAATATCTCAATCTTCGCACTTCGATTCCGTCTATTTTCGTGCGTCGCTTTTTACATTATCTCGTCAGTGCAGTGGTGAAATTAAATTATCATTTTGCGGATCTTATTTTGCCAGTCTGTACCTATAATACCCGCTGGGAACAGTGGTGGGATGTACCTCCCGAAAAAATAAAAGTTGTTTATAATGGTGCCAACCCAGATAAATTTAAACCTCAAAACTATCCTCCCAACGATCGACCCGTCGTTTTGAATATGGGACTGATTTTCGCGCTCAAAGGACAATTAACTTTAATTGAAGCTGCGGCAATCGTGCGCGAGACGTTTCCCGATGTCGAATTTAGACTTTATGGTAAACCCACCGACTTAGATTACTTTGCCCGCTGTCAACAAAAAGTTCGCGAATATGGATTAGAAAAAATTGTTAATTTTGCTGGGTTTACGAGCGAGCCATTGCGGGCTTATAGCGAGGGTGATGTTGTGGCGATGTCTAGTGTCTCTGAAGGTTTCCCGTATGCAGTTATCGAAGCCATGTTTTGTGGCTGTGCGATCGTCTCTACCGATGTTGGTGGCGTTCCCGAAGCCTTGGGCGATACTGGTTTATTAGTGCCAGCCGATCGACCGAGCGAGCTAGCTAATGCGATCGTTAAATTGCTAAGTTTAACTCATCAGCAGCGAAAACAAATGGGTGTCAAATCTCGACAGCGCGCAATCGAACTATTCACTCAAACAAAATGCGTGCAAACATATCTCGATACTTATCTGCAATTAATTCGACAAGCTCGAATTGGTGAATTGAAGATGAATAATAAAATATGA
- a CDS encoding molybdopterin oxidoreductase family protein, protein MSDTTKTLCPYCGVGCGLEASPPAQPGKSINRDSIGTPIWKVMGDKAHPSSQGMVCVKGATISESLYKDRLMYPMVRDNLDQPFKRATWEEAYTRIVDRIETVLDTHGAEGICMYGSGQFQTEDYYAAQKLLKGCLGTNNFDANSRLCMSSAVSGYIQSFGADGPPCCYDDIEKTDFAFLIGTNTAECHPIIFNRLRKHHKKHDRVKMVVVDPRRTATAEAADIHLAITPGTDIDLLNGIAYLLLRAGKIDQQFIESCTSNFPAFTEVVQHYPPEIVASKCGISQADLEQTAKWWSTSQNILSFWSMGVNQSSEGTAKVRHIINLHLMTGQIGRPGAGPFSLTGQPNAMGGREAGGLAHILPGYRLVKNPAQRAEIEKLWNLPEGRIAPTSGKTAWEMITGLETGSVGLLWIAATNPAVSMPDLERTKAALLRSPFTIHQDAYYPTETAKYAHVLLPASQWSEKTGVMTNSERTITLCPAFRMPPGEAKADWEIFAEVGRRLGFKEQFWFQTSADVYAEFTKLSAGRPCDVTGLSHQFLKDNGPTQWPHPTGCKTQYGKRLYTDLQFNHPDKRAKFAACHSKGLAEPPDPDYPFVLTTGRLYGHWHTMSRTGRIPKIQQMHPDPFIEIHPRDAARLQIENGEMVEIRSRRGTGRFPALITAAINRGTVFVPMHWGELWAKDAEANLFTHDAACPDSLQPELKACAVQLVPVKSILPASAIPVGVPQKVSSKLGV, encoded by the coding sequence ATGAGTGACACAACCAAAACACTTTGCCCCTACTGCGGTGTCGGCTGTGGGTTAGAAGCTTCTCCTCCCGCCCAACCAGGGAAATCCATCAATCGGGATAGTATCGGTACCCCGATCTGGAAAGTCATGGGCGATAAAGCGCACCCTTCCAGTCAGGGCATGGTCTGTGTCAAAGGGGCGACGATTAGCGAATCGTTGTATAAAGATCGGTTGATGTATCCGATGGTACGAGATAATCTCGACCAACCTTTCAAACGGGCAACGTGGGAAGAAGCCTATACGCGAATTGTCGATCGGATTGAAACAGTCTTAGATACCCACGGTGCCGAAGGCATCTGCATGTATGGTTCGGGACAATTTCAGACTGAAGATTACTACGCCGCCCAAAAATTGCTCAAAGGTTGCTTGGGTACGAATAATTTTGACGCCAACTCCAGACTCTGTATGTCTTCGGCGGTATCTGGGTACATCCAGAGTTTTGGCGCAGATGGGCCGCCATGCTGTTATGATGACATCGAAAAAACCGACTTTGCTTTTCTGATCGGCACTAATACCGCCGAATGTCACCCGATTATTTTCAACCGTCTGCGGAAACATCACAAAAAACACGATCGTGTCAAAATGGTCGTCGTCGATCCGCGTCGCACGGCAACCGCCGAAGCCGCAGATATCCATCTGGCGATTACGCCCGGTACGGATATCGATTTATTAAATGGGATTGCTTATCTACTCCTGCGCGCGGGGAAGATAGACCAACAATTTATTGAATCTTGCACTAGCAACTTCCCTGCCTTCACCGAAGTCGTCCAACATTATCCCCCCGAAATAGTCGCGTCGAAATGCGGTATTTCTCAAGCAGATCTGGAACAAACGGCCAAATGGTGGAGCACATCTCAAAATATCCTTTCTTTCTGGTCGATGGGCGTCAACCAATCTAGTGAAGGTACCGCCAAAGTCCGCCACATTATCAACCTCCATCTGATGACCGGACAGATTGGTAGACCGGGTGCGGGGCCATTTTCACTCACCGGACAACCCAACGCTATGGGCGGACGCGAAGCTGGCGGACTCGCCCACATCCTCCCCGGCTATCGCCTAGTCAAAAATCCCGCCCAACGCGCCGAAATCGAGAAACTCTGGAATCTACCCGAAGGTAGAATCGCCCCTACCAGTGGTAAAACTGCCTGGGAGATGATAACAGGTCTAGAGACAGGATCGGTAGGCTTGCTGTGGATTGCAGCTACCAATCCAGCAGTCAGTATGCCAGACTTGGAGCGGACGAAAGCGGCCTTATTACGATCGCCGTTTACGATCCATCAGGATGCCTACTATCCCACCGAAACCGCTAAATACGCCCACGTCCTCCTCCCCGCTTCCCAGTGGAGCGAGAAGACGGGTGTAATGACCAATTCCGAGCGAACGATCACGCTCTGTCCGGCATTTAGAATGCCACCGGGCGAAGCCAAAGCCGATTGGGAAATCTTTGCCGAAGTCGGTCGCCGACTGGGCTTTAAAGAGCAATTTTGGTTCCAAACTAGTGCCGATGTCTATGCCGAATTTACCAAACTCAGCGCGGGTCGTCCTTGCGATGTCACGGGATTAAGCCATCAATTTCTCAAAGACAATGGCCCTACCCAATGGCCGCACCCCACAGGTTGCAAAACCCAGTATGGGAAACGCCTCTACACCGACCTCCAATTCAATCATCCCGACAAACGCGCCAAATTTGCCGCCTGCCACTCCAAAGGACTCGCCGAGCCACCAGACCCCGACTATCCATTCGTGCTGACAACAGGACGTTTATACGGCCACTGGCACACGATGAGCCGTACCGGACGCATCCCCAAAATCCAACAGATGCACCCCGATCCCTTCATCGAAATCCATCCCCGCGACGCTGCCAGATTGCAGATCGAAAATGGCGAAATGGTCGAAATTCGATCGCGTCGCGGTACGGGTAGATTTCCCGCGCTAATTACTGCCGCCATCAATCGCGGGACTGTTTTCGTGCCGATGCACTGGGGCGAACTATGGGCAAAAGACGCCGAAGCAAATCTATTTACTCACGATGCCGCCTGTCCCGATTCGTTGCAACCAGAACTCAAAGCTTGTGCGGTGCAATTAGTACCCGTTAAATCGATCTTACCAGCATCGGCGATTCCGGTTGGGGTGCCCCAGAAAGTATCGAGCAAATTGGGAGTTTAG
- the purU gene encoding formyltetrahydrofolate deformylase, whose translation MKPTATLLFSCPDRQGLVAKVANFIYANGGNIVHADHHTDFNAGLFLTRIEWQIEGFNLPRELIAPAFGAISQPLGGTYQIRFSDTIPRMAIWVSRQNHCLLDLIWRQQAREFSAEIPLIISNHPDLEPIAKQFGIDYYYLPITKDNKEAQQQRQLELLKEYRIDLVILAKYMQIISPEFIDTFPSHNIINIHHSFLPAFVGANPYHKAYERGVKIIGATGHYVTSELDAGPIIEQDVVRVTHRDEVDDLIRKGKDLERIVLARAVRHHLQNQVLVYGNKTVVFD comes from the coding sequence ATGAAACCGACAGCTACTCTATTATTTTCTTGCCCGGATCGTCAGGGCTTGGTTGCTAAAGTTGCCAATTTTATTTATGCCAACGGCGGTAATATCGTTCATGCCGACCATCATACCGATTTTAATGCTGGCTTATTTTTGACTCGAATCGAGTGGCAGATTGAAGGATTCAATCTACCTCGCGAATTAATCGCTCCAGCTTTTGGGGCGATTTCTCAACCTTTAGGTGGTACTTATCAAATTCGATTTTCCGATACTATTCCTCGGATGGCAATTTGGGTCAGCCGTCAAAATCACTGTTTATTAGATTTAATTTGGCGACAGCAGGCACGAGAATTTTCAGCAGAAATCCCTCTGATTATTAGCAATCATCCCGATCTCGAACCGATCGCCAAGCAATTTGGGATCGATTATTATTACTTGCCAATTACTAAAGATAATAAAGAAGCACAGCAACAACGACAACTAGAATTACTGAAAGAGTATCGCATCGATCTGGTGATTCTTGCTAAATACATGCAAATTATCAGTCCCGAATTTATCGACACATTCCCCAGTCACAATATTATCAATATCCATCACTCTTTCTTGCCTGCCTTTGTCGGTGCCAATCCCTATCACAAGGCTTACGAGCGCGGGGTGAAGATTATTGGGGCGACGGGTCATTATGTGACTTCAGAGTTAGATGCTGGGCCGATTATCGAGCAAGATGTGGTCAGAGTTACCCACCGCGATGAAGTGGACGATTTGATTAGGAAGGGCAAAGATCTCGAACGGATCGTGCTGGCGCGAGCGGTGCGGCACCATCTTCAAAATCAGGTGTTGGTGTATGGGAATAAAACTGTGGTATTTGATTAG
- a CDS encoding HAS-barrel domain-containing protein translates to MRLPLPQFSIGTKNPQHIAEVIETSTCEFLAQCLEPEDLKLAIMPTFGSIVKAADEETGNQILAVVYHATTAPIDSVHRARALGMSLDELREEQPQIFAMLKTEFKAAIIGFEDDNGQMYQYLPPRPPQIHQGVYQCDKEEIIRFSEQLEFLRTLLQVQGAPVEALTAATIREIHQLRARDRSWLVTAGRTVSLILKDDYDRLRYVLSQIR, encoded by the coding sequence ATGCGTCTACCCCTTCCCCAATTCAGTATCGGTACCAAAAATCCCCAGCACATTGCTGAGGTAATCGAGACATCTACCTGCGAATTTTTGGCTCAATGTCTAGAACCAGAAGATCTCAAACTCGCAATCATGCCCACTTTTGGCAGTATTGTCAAAGCAGCAGATGAAGAAACAGGCAATCAAATCTTGGCGGTGGTTTATCATGCTACCACTGCCCCGATCGATTCGGTACATCGCGCCCGTGCGTTGGGAATGTCTCTAGACGAACTCAGAGAAGAACAACCCCAGATTTTTGCCATGCTCAAAACCGAATTTAAAGCCGCGATTATCGGCTTTGAGGACGATAACGGGCAAATGTATCAATACTTGCCGCCCCGCCCGCCTCAAATCCACCAGGGGGTGTATCAATGCGATAAAGAAGAGATTATTCGCTTCAGCGAACAGTTAGAATTTCTAAGGACATTATTACAGGTACAAGGCGCGCCAGTCGAAGCTCTCACCGCCGCCACCATTCGGGAAATCCATCAATTACGAGCGCGAGATCGATCGTGGTTAGTCACAGCCGGACGCACTGTCAGCCTCATTCTTAAGGATGATTATGACAGATTGCGATATGTGTTATCTCAAATTCGTTGA
- a CDS encoding flavin monoamine oxidase family protein, whose translation MAKTPLIQMLRRGYQIARFAARERISPATALEIWERQISRRRLLQGSLAAASAVSAVVLEHQFDRQVDAATPPVLIVGAGIAGLTAAYYLDRSGVPIRVVEASNRVGGRILSRAKALGTPTTVELGGEFIDSGHQYIRKLAKELGLVTADLVTSDRGLTTDTWFFDNRIVKESELIKAFIPLAKQIDRDVKAIGEVNYKSKNLRARQLDRLSITDYLARYCRDPILRQFIEIAYTNEYGLDVDRQSAINLLLLIGKDTNKIEIFGSSDQRYHVRGGNQQIVDRLAAKFNDRIEKNTRLESIRSTPNNRYRVSLRAGDTSKEYVFDRVILALPFNILRQIDIGVKLPAAKRTAIKEIGYGTNTKVITSYSDKLWRTKYKSNGQSFSDLDTRETWEVSRYTDTQAGLITSFSGGNLGVQLSRSKPIATNSQLITQFDRIFPGVKNLAANTSLITNWVDNPDAKGSYSCYLVGQWTKFAGAEGERVGNLFFVGEHCSIEAQGYMEGGCATGSIAALAILKDLKIKA comes from the coding sequence ATGGCTAAAACTCCTTTAATTCAGATGTTACGACGTGGCTATCAAATCGCCAGATTTGCCGCTCGCGAGCGGATTTCGCCAGCAACAGCCTTAGAAATCTGGGAAAGGCAAATCAGTCGTCGCCGACTATTACAAGGCTCTCTGGCGGCAGCTAGTGCCGTATCTGCGGTGGTATTGGAGCATCAATTCGATCGCCAAGTCGATGCAGCCACGCCACCTGTATTGATTGTCGGTGCAGGAATTGCCGGATTGACGGCAGCTTATTATCTCGATCGATCTGGCGTACCAATCCGAGTTGTCGAAGCCAGCAATCGCGTCGGGGGGAGAATTCTCAGTCGAGCCAAGGCACTAGGCACACCAACGACGGTAGAATTAGGTGGTGAATTTATCGATTCTGGACATCAATACATTCGGAAATTAGCCAAGGAATTAGGTTTAGTCACAGCCGATTTAGTAACTAGCGATCGCGGTTTAACTACAGATACCTGGTTCTTCGATAATCGAATTGTTAAAGAAAGTGAATTAATTAAAGCATTTATCCCGCTAGCCAAACAAATCGATCGCGATGTTAAAGCAATCGGTGAAGTAAATTATAAGTCTAAAAATCTACGCGCTCGTCAACTCGATCGACTCTCTATTACAGATTATCTCGCTCGTTATTGTCGCGATCCGATTTTGCGTCAATTTATCGAGATAGCCTATACTAATGAATACGGATTAGATGTCGATCGTCAATCAGCCATTAACTTATTATTATTAATTGGCAAAGACACGAATAAAATTGAAATATTTGGCAGTAGCGACCAGCGATATCACGTTCGAGGCGGCAACCAACAGATCGTCGATCGACTAGCTGCTAAATTTAACGATCGCATCGAGAAAAACACTCGTCTAGAATCGATTCGTTCTACGCCTAATAATCGCTATCGCGTCAGCTTACGAGCAGGCGACACTAGCAAAGAATATGTATTCGATCGCGTCATTCTCGCATTACCATTTAACATCCTCAGACAAATCGATATTGGCGTCAAGTTGCCAGCAGCTAAACGAACTGCAATAAAAGAAATAGGCTATGGGACGAATACTAAAGTAATTACGAGTTATAGCGATAAATTATGGCGGACTAAGTATAAATCTAACGGTCAATCTTTTAGCGATCTAGACACTAGAGAAACTTGGGAAGTAAGTAGATATACAGATACTCAAGCAGGACTGATTACCAGCTTTAGCGGTGGCAACTTGGGCGTACAACTCAGTCGTTCCAAACCCATTGCTACCAATAGTCAATTAATAACACAATTCGATCGAATTTTTCCTGGAGTCAAAAATTTAGCTGCCAATACATCGCTAATTACCAACTGGGTCGATAATCCTGATGCTAAAGGATCTTACTCCTGTTACTTAGTCGGACAATGGACGAAGTTTGCTGGTGCGGAAGGCGAAAGAGTCGGCAATCTATTCTTTGTCGGCGAACATTGCTCGATCGAAGCTCAAGGTTATATGGAGGGTGGTTGCGCCACAGGATCGATCGCGGCATTAGCAATTTTAAAGGATTTAAAAATTAAAGCTTAA
- a CDS encoding lipoate--protein ligase family protein, with translation MDNRVLNWDRDRSTDISTTWRLIPPILPGRGYANDATGAMQMAIDRWLIHQHILGQIPPTLRFYTWSQPTISLGYHQRHYPEHWASLVWHERPIEIVKRPTGGRAVLHQGDLTYAFIGSGFTGKRVEIYQQICQFLIDGWRSLGIDLQYGMAGKGYIHNPNCFGTSTSADLVCADGYKLIGSAQLIKSGAILQHGSMRLAPDLELFEKVFGESISAPPASISQLNTQTIINALTIAARSNFQMDFDVRELSDRELSEIYSQELALD, from the coding sequence ATGGATAATCGAGTGTTAAATTGGGATCGCGATCGATCGACTGATATATCGACAACTTGGCGACTTATTCCACCGATTCTCCCTGGGAGAGGCTACGCCAACGATGCTACCGGAGCGATGCAAATGGCGATCGATCGGTGGTTGATACACCAACATATTCTAGGCCAAATTCCACCGACATTACGCTTTTATACCTGGTCGCAGCCGACGATTTCACTAGGATATCACCAACGACACTATCCAGAGCATTGGGCCTCTCTAGTATGGCACGAACGACCGATCGAAATCGTCAAACGTCCCACAGGCGGACGTGCCGTGTTACATCAAGGCGATCTGACTTACGCCTTCATCGGTTCGGGATTTACAGGTAAAAGAGTAGAAATATATCAGCAAATTTGTCAGTTTCTTATCGACGGTTGGCGATCGCTCGGCATCGATCTACAATATGGTATGGCAGGAAAAGGTTATATTCACAATCCCAATTGTTTCGGTACGTCTACCAGTGCGGATCTAGTTTGTGCAGATGGTTATAAACTCATCGGTAGTGCCCAACTGATAAAATCTGGTGCAATTCTTCAACATGGTTCGATGCGACTCGCTCCCGATTTAGAGTTATTTGAAAAAGTGTTTGGCGAATCTATATCTGCGCCACCTGCATCGATTTCCCAATTAAATACTCAAACGATTATTAATGCTCTGACTATTGCTGCTCGAAGCAATTTTCAGATGGATTTTGATGTCCGAGAACTGTCCGATCGAGAATTGTCGGAAATTTATAGTCAAGAGCTAGCTCTAGATTGA
- a CDS encoding exopolysaccharide biosynthesis protein, protein MKLSQILSQLLVEYAERPLPLSILLERSGTNGFGTIAGILTIPMLIPLPIPLAGFSTLVGSGIILVGCQLVLGYSKPYLPKRIARIELSPTASQKLLKNINRLLQPLERMSKNRFSRFSNSWWGYRIIGMCLAWDALLMSLPLPIPLTNLVPAYTLLFLAIGLLESDGLFILIGYGMTMVTTIFFASIAGTIWQLAIQAFSYIWP, encoded by the coding sequence ATGAAACTATCGCAAATCCTCTCCCAACTCTTAGTCGAATATGCCGAGCGACCTTTGCCGCTATCGATCTTGCTCGAACGCTCTGGTACTAACGGGTTTGGGACGATCGCCGGAATCTTAACAATCCCGATGCTCATTCCCCTGCCGATTCCCTTGGCAGGATTTTCGACATTAGTGGGTAGTGGAATTATTTTAGTTGGTTGTCAGCTAGTTTTAGGCTACTCGAAACCTTATTTACCCAAGCGCATTGCGCGAATAGAACTATCACCTACTGCTTCGCAAAAATTGCTCAAAAATATCAATCGGTTGCTCCAACCTTTAGAGCGCATGTCCAAAAATAGGTTTTCTCGCTTTAGTAATAGTTGGTGGGGATACCGTATTATTGGGATGTGTTTGGCATGGGATGCCCTATTGATGTCGCTACCATTACCGATTCCCCTGACTAATCTCGTCCCGGCATACACACTATTATTTCTCGCGATCGGCTTATTAGAGTCAGACGGATTATTTATTTTAATTGGCTATGGAATGACGATGGTGACAACTATTTTCTTTGCTAGTATTGCTGGCACAATTTGGCAATTAGCAATTCAGGCTTTCTCATATATATGGCCATAA
- the deoC gene encoding deoxyribose-phosphate aldolase, whose translation MPIEESKNIDITPYIDHSLLGNAATPAMVEQWCQEAERFGFAAVCVNPCYVRQVTSLLHSRKPQICTVIGFPSGATTTATKLYEAQEAAENGAQELDVVINIGWLKAGKVDDVHREIGEICESTGLAVKAILEMSLLTPSEKELAAQICMEAGARMLKTGTGWAGAVTVEDVRFLKDLTKDQIGIKAAGGIRTHTQAVELILAGATRLGTSWGIDILKQRERESKAGS comes from the coding sequence ATGCCAATCGAAGAATCCAAAAACATTGACATCACCCCATATATCGATCATTCCTTGCTGGGTAATGCCGCTACTCCTGCGATGGTAGAACAGTGGTGTCAAGAAGCAGAGCGATTTGGATTTGCGGCTGTGTGCGTCAATCCTTGCTACGTGCGGCAAGTTACCAGCCTATTGCATAGCAGGAAACCGCAGATTTGCACTGTCATTGGTTTCCCATCAGGTGCCACGACGACAGCTACCAAGCTTTATGAGGCTCAAGAAGCAGCCGAAAATGGTGCCCAAGAGCTAGATGTCGTCATCAACATCGGCTGGTTGAAGGCGGGCAAAGTAGACGACGTACACCGCGAAATTGGGGAAATCTGCGAATCGACAGGGCTAGCGGTAAAAGCAATCCTCGAAATGTCGTTACTAACTCCGTCAGAAAAAGAACTTGCCGCTCAAATATGTATGGAAGCAGGCGCACGGATGCTCAAAACAGGTACGGGTTGGGCGGGAGCCGTGACGGTAGAAGATGTCCGCTTTCTCAAGGATCTCACCAAAGACCAAATCGGCATCAAAGCTGCTGGCGGCATTCGCACCCACACCCAAGCAGTCGAACTCATCCTCGCCGGAGCTACCAGACTCGGTACCTCCTGGGGTATCGATATCTTAAAACAACGCGAACGAGAGTCGAAGGCAGGGAGTTAA
- a CDS encoding Uma2 family endonuclease — protein MVAPILNSTTTEIIYPDCDGNPMSDNTKQFRWIVTIKENLELLYAENPDVFVAGDLLWYPVEGNNTIRQAPDIMVASGRPKGDRGSYQQWKEAGVPPQVVFEILSPGNRLAEMQRKLSFYDRYGVTEYYIYDPDRTDFAGWMRTDGRLESIEEPQSWVSPQLGIRFSLEPDTLQIYRPDGQPFLSFVELDLLRQAAEQRANTAEQRANTAEQRAAILAAKLQELGIDPTNL, from the coding sequence ATGGTCGCACCCATCCTTAATTCAACTACTACCGAGATTATCTATCCCGACTGCGACGGCAATCCAATGTCTGACAATACCAAGCAATTTCGGTGGATTGTCACCATCAAGGAAAATCTCGAACTCCTATATGCCGAAAATCCCGATGTATTCGTCGCGGGAGATTTATTGTGGTATCCAGTCGAAGGTAATAATACCATTCGCCAAGCACCCGACATCATGGTCGCGAGCGGCAGACCGAAAGGAGATAGAGGTTCTTACCAGCAATGGAAAGAAGCGGGGGTTCCACCACAAGTAGTCTTCGAGATTTTATCGCCAGGAAATCGACTGGCAGAAATGCAGCGAAAGTTAAGTTTTTACGATCGATACGGCGTCACCGAATATTATATCTACGACCCCGACCGAACTGACTTTGCGGGCTGGATGAGGACTGATGGCAGGTTAGAATCGATAGAGGAACCACAGAGTTGGGTGAGTCCGCAATTAGGAATTCGGTTTAGTCTCGAACCCGATACCCTCCAAATTTATCGCCCTGACGGTCAACCATTTTTAAGTTTTGTCGAGCTAGATCTGCTTCGTCAAGCAGCCGAACAACGTGCTAATACTGCCGAACAACGTGCCAATACTGCCGAACAACGCGCTGCCATACTAGCCGCAAAACTACAGGAATTAGGCATCGACCCAACAAATTTATAA